The Thunnus thynnus chromosome 24, fThuThy2.1, whole genome shotgun sequence genome window below encodes:
- the LOC137177175 gene encoding uncharacterized protein produces MAVWKLWFVLLLLLPAYNNSQVTPVKTTGREPYVTPICTNETLNIITFIIRKIRTERSRGEECHLGFHYERGFEHGCDSRFKLMKKNRTIFLHLTSLTPVDGGNYSCECTYIEGTNTLHLHITVEEDEEATSSTKISIASAAVGVTVFIIITGVILGFIHRGKHHRNCSRTDTSGSSVCETPGSLTGDDPDDPYTSLQQPANDLYQTISSIHHQHDAKTNSATI; encoded by the exons ATGGCTGTTTGGAAACTGTGGTTtgttctgcttctgctgctacCTGCATATAACAACAGCCAAG TGACTCCTGTGAAAACCACTGGGAGAGAACCATATGTCACTCCGATATGCAccaatgaaacactgaatatcaTCACATTTATAATACGTAagatcagaacagagaggagcagaggagaagagtgtcACCTGGGGTTTCATTATGAACGTGGCTTTGAGCATGGATGTGACTCCAGGTTCAAACTTATGAAAAAGAATCGGACTATATTTCTTCACCTGACCAGTTTAACACCAGTGGATGGTGGGAACTACAGCTGTGAGTGTACATATATTGAAGGAACAAATACTCTCCATCTTCATATCACTGTGGAAG AGGATGAAGAGGCCACAAGTTCCACAAAAATATCAATTGccagtgctgctgttggtgtgaCTGTATTCATCATTATAACTGGAGTTATCCTGGGATTTATCCACAGAGGAAAACATCACAG AAACTGTTCAAGAACAGACACATCTGGATCATCTGTATGTGAAACTCCCGGCTCTTTG ACCGGAGATGACCCAGATGACCCCTACACAAGCCTTCAGCAGCCAGCAAATGATCTCTACCAAACTATCTCCTCAATACACCATCAACATGACGCCAAGACAAATTCAGCCACAATATAA